The Roseibaca calidilacus genome has a window encoding:
- a CDS encoding sulfotransferase family protein: protein MMPDPEATRQPAAPETGTGTAFCAPVIVYGALRSGTTLLRLMLNAHPELNNPGEVDFLTDHIRPAPDAPTGWRYDLDALRADRMFRAQQIEIPDGMDGLDLTHALLQRLAGKKARGLLCVSMHRDLPLAVELLPGARVVHLLRDPRDVARSSVEMGWAGNLYHGCDHWVRSELDWDITLSRLDPKDWVELRFEALMDAPEAELSRICDFLGVPYSDKMLSYPEHSTYAAPNPAVANQWMRHCAPRDIADLESKIGILMAARGYPPSAPPKSAPGRIRRAQLALHHKAGMWAFGMRNYGALAFFGARIAGKLRLTGLQRHFQGQIDARIRQTLR, encoded by the coding sequence ATGATGCCAGATCCTGAAGCGACACGCCAGCCAGCCGCGCCCGAGACCGGGACCGGAACGGCGTTTTGCGCCCCCGTCATCGTCTACGGCGCGTTGCGGTCCGGCACGACCTTGCTGCGGCTGATGTTGAATGCGCATCCGGAGCTGAACAATCCCGGAGAGGTCGATTTCCTGACCGATCACATTCGCCCGGCGCCCGATGCGCCGACGGGCTGGCGCTATGACCTAGACGCTTTGCGCGCGGATCGCATGTTCCGCGCCCAGCAGATAGAAATCCCCGATGGCATGGACGGGTTGGACCTAACCCATGCCCTGCTGCAACGTCTGGCGGGCAAAAAGGCGCGCGGCTTGCTATGTGTCAGCATGCACCGTGACTTGCCGCTTGCGGTCGAATTGCTGCCGGGGGCGCGCGTGGTTCACCTGTTGCGCGACCCGCGCGACGTGGCGCGGTCCAGCGTCGAAATGGGTTGGGCGGGCAACCTGTATCATGGCTGCGACCATTGGGTGCGCTCAGAACTGGATTGGGACATCACCTTGTCCAGATTGGACCCAAAGGACTGGGTTGAACTGCGTTTCGAGGCGTTGATGGACGCGCCAGAGGCTGAACTGTCGCGGATCTGCGATTTCCTTGGGGTGCCCTATTCCGACAAGATGCTCAGCTACCCCGAGCATTCGACCTACGCGGCCCCCAATCCGGCTGTCGCCAACCAGTGGATGCGTCATTGCGCGCCGCGGGACATCGCGGATTTGGAAAGCAAGATCGGCATTCTGATGGCAGCCCGCGGCTACCCGCCCAGCGCGCCGCCAAAATCCGCGCCCGGACGCATTCGGCGCGCACAGCTTGCCTTGCACCACAAGGCGGGCATGTGGGCCTTTGGGATGCGCAATTACGGCGCATTGGCGTTTTTCGGTGCGCGGATTGCGGGCAAGCTGCGCCTGACCGGCTTGCAGCGCCATTTCCAAGGGCAGATCGACGCGCGCATTCGCCAAACGCTGCGCTAG
- the serA gene encoding phosphoglycerate dehydrogenase — protein MAPKVLVSDKLSETAVQIFRDRGIDVTFDPSIGKDKDKLLEVIGQYDGLAIRSATKVTEKVLAEATNLKVIGRAGIGVDNVDIPAASKKGVIVMNTPFGNSVTTAEHAISLMMAVARQIPEANESTHAGKWEKSRFMGVELTAKTLGVIGAGNIGGIVCDRARGLKMKVVAFDPFLSEERAAKLGVTKVELDELLAKADFITLHVPLTDKTRNILSAENIAKTKKGVRIINCARGGLVDEAALAEAIKSGHVAGAGFDVFEVEPATESPLFNLPGVVVTPHLGASTTEAQENVALQVAEQMSDYLLTGAVQNALNMPSVTAEEARVMGPWVKLAGHLGAFAGQLTDEPIKAINILYDGAVSEMNLDALGCAAIAGVMKATNPDVNMVSAPVLAKERGVQISTTTQDKSGAFDGYIKLTVVTDSRERSIAGTVFSDGKPRFIQIKGINIDAEVGEHMLYTTNKDVPGIIGTLGGTLGANGVNIANFTLGRKDAGGDAIAMLYLDAAPTDNALEALRGTGLFQQVRPLEFALG, from the coding sequence ATGGCACCCAAAGTTCTCGTCTCTGACAAACTGTCCGAAACCGCCGTGCAGATATTCCGTGACCGCGGCATTGATGTGACCTTCGACCCAAGCATCGGCAAGGATAAGGACAAGCTGCTGGAAGTTATCGGCCAGTATGACGGCCTTGCCATCCGCTCTGCCACCAAGGTCACCGAAAAGGTTCTGGCCGAAGCGACCAACCTGAAGGTCATCGGCCGTGCCGGGATCGGGGTCGACAATGTCGATATCCCCGCCGCCTCGAAAAAAGGCGTGATCGTGATGAACACGCCCTTCGGCAACTCTGTGACCACCGCCGAACATGCGATTTCGCTGATGATGGCCGTGGCGCGGCAGATTCCCGAAGCCAACGAATCCACCCATGCCGGGAAATGGGAAAAGTCGCGCTTCATGGGGGTCGAACTGACCGCCAAGACGCTTGGCGTGATCGGTGCAGGCAACATTGGCGGCATCGTTTGCGACCGTGCGCGCGGCCTGAAAATGAAGGTCGTGGCCTTTGACCCCTTCCTGAGCGAAGAGCGCGCCGCCAAGCTGGGTGTGACCAAGGTAGAGCTGGACGAGTTGCTGGCGAAAGCCGATTTCATCACCTTGCATGTGCCGCTGACCGACAAAACCCGCAACATCCTGTCGGCGGAAAACATTGCGAAGACCAAGAAGGGCGTGCGGATCATCAACTGCGCGCGCGGCGGTCTGGTGGATGAGGCGGCACTTGCAGAGGCCATCAAATCCGGCCATGTCGCTGGCGCAGGCTTTGACGTGTTCGAGGTTGAACCTGCGACTGAAAGCCCGCTGTTCAACCTGCCCGGCGTGGTCGTCACCCCGCATTTGGGCGCATCCACCACGGAAGCGCAGGAAAACGTCGCCCTGCAAGTGGCCGAACAGATGTCCGACTACCTTCTGACCGGGGCTGTGCAGAACGCGCTGAACATGCCCTCTGTCACCGCCGAGGAAGCCCGCGTCATGGGGCCTTGGGTGAAGCTGGCCGGACATCTGGGTGCCTTCGCGGGCCAGTTGACGGATGAGCCGATCAAGGCGATCAACATTCTATATGATGGTGCTGTGAGCGAAATGAACTTGGACGCGCTGGGCTGTGCGGCCATCGCGGGCGTAATGAAAGCCACCAATCCCGATGTGAACATGGTGTCGGCCCCCGTGCTGGCCAAGGAACGTGGGGTCCAGATTTCGACCACGACGCAAGATAAGTCGGGCGCGTTTGATGGTTACATCAAGCTGACCGTCGTGACAGACTCGCGCGAGCGGTCGATTGCGGGCACGGTGTTCTCGGATGGCAAGCCGCGCTTCATCCAGATCAAGGGCATCAATATCGACGCAGAGGTGGGCGAGCACATGCTCTATACCACCAACAAGGACGTGCCGGGCATTATCGGCACGCTGGGCGGCACGCTGGGCGCCAATGGCGTGAACATCGCGAACTTTACCCTTGGCCGGAAGGATGCCGGGGGCGACGCGATTGCCATGCTGTATCTGGATGCAGCCCCGACGGACAACGCGCTGGAAGCCTTGCGCGGCACTGGCTTGTTCCAACAGGTCCGGCCGCTTGAATTCGCACTCGGCTGA
- the serB gene encoding phosphoserine phosphatase SerB — protein sequence MYIVTLLANPAQANLTAATVESLRNAWGGGVAEWLNPDIAAEFPLEEVPANRWQVWEDLQAMGIDLVLRPAHGRRKMMLLADMDSTMIGQECIDELADEAGVGAHVAGITARAMNGELDFEDALRERVALLRDLPETVIAKVLATRITFTPGGRALIATMKAHGGYAALVSGGFTAFTAHVAETLGFDEHRANTLHITDGKLAGTVAEPILGREAKVAALQDISARLGISPYEVIAVGDGANDLGMLGMAGAGVALHAKPTVAAQCDIRINHGDLTALLYIQGYRADEFVAG from the coding sequence ATGTATATCGTCACACTGCTTGCCAACCCGGCGCAGGCCAATTTGACCGCGGCGACGGTCGAATCATTGCGCAATGCATGGGGCGGGGGTGTGGCCGAATGGCTGAACCCCGATATTGCCGCCGAATTCCCGCTGGAAGAAGTGCCCGCGAATCGCTGGCAGGTCTGGGAAGATTTGCAGGCGATGGGAATTGATTTGGTGCTGCGCCCCGCGCATGGCCGCCGCAAGATGATGCTTCTGGCCGATATGGACAGCACCATGATCGGGCAGGAATGCATTGATGAACTGGCCGATGAAGCGGGTGTCGGTGCGCATGTGGCCGGCATTACCGCGCGCGCCATGAATGGCGAGTTAGATTTCGAAGACGCCCTGCGCGAGCGCGTGGCGCTGCTGCGCGACCTGCCGGAAACCGTGATCGCAAAGGTTCTGGCCACACGCATTACCTTTACCCCCGGCGGGCGTGCCTTGATTGCGACGATGAAGGCGCATGGCGGTTACGCTGCACTGGTTTCGGGCGGTTTTACCGCGTTCACCGCGCATGTGGCCGAAACGCTGGGGTTCGACGAACACCGCGCCAATACCCTGCACATCACGGATGGCAAACTGGCGGGCACAGTTGCAGAGCCGATCCTTGGCCGCGAAGCCAAAGTCGCGGCCTTGCAAGACATCTCGGCCCGACTGGGGATTTCCCCATACGAGGTGATTGCGGTGGGGGATGGCGCGAATGACTTGGGTATGTTGGGCATGGCCGGCGCGGGTGTCGCCTTGCACGCCAAGCCCACGGTTGCCGCGCAATGCGATATTCGGATCAACCATGGCGATCTGACGGCGCTGCTGTATATCCAAGGCTACCGCGCGGACGAATTCGTCGCGGGCTAA
- a CDS encoding phosphoserine transaminase, with the protein MTNPAQPAKRPVNPRFSSGPCAKIPTFELAKLADAPLGRSHRAAVGKAKLKAAIDGTRDILGVPDDYRIGIVPASDTGAVEMAMWSLLGARKTTMVAWESFGAGWVTDAVKQLKLDAEVKTAEYGQIVDMAALDYDTDVVFTWNGTTSGVCMPHGGMIPADRAGLTICDATSAAFAMDLPWDKLDVVTFSWQKVMGGEAAHGMLILSPRAVERLESYTPAWPLPKIFRMTKGGKLIEGIFKGETINTPSMLAVEDYLLALDWAREIGGLPALIARCDANAAVIDRFCAANDWIANLAEDPATASTTSVCLKFTDPTITDGAAFAKAVAKRLEAEGVALDIGAYRDAPAGLRIWCGATVETADLEALMPWLDWAYHAERAALDAAA; encoded by the coding sequence ATGACGAACCCCGCTCAACCGGCCAAGCGCCCGGTCAATCCGCGCTTTTCTTCTGGCCCCTGCGCCAAAATCCCCACATTCGAGCTTGCAAAACTTGCCGACGCGCCCTTGGGCCGTTCGCACCGTGCAGCCGTGGGCAAAGCCAAGCTGAAAGCTGCCATCGACGGTACCCGCGACATCCTTGGCGTGCCGGATGACTACCGCATCGGCATCGTGCCCGCGTCCGACACGGGCGCGGTGGAAATGGCCATGTGGTCGCTTCTGGGCGCGCGCAAGACCACGATGGTTGCATGGGAAAGCTTTGGCGCGGGCTGGGTCACCGATGCCGTGAAACAGTTGAAACTGGATGCCGAGGTGAAGACCGCCGAATATGGTCAGATCGTGGACATGGCGGCGCTCGATTACGACACCGATGTTGTGTTCACTTGGAACGGCACCACTTCGGGCGTGTGCATGCCGCATGGCGGTATGATCCCGGCGGACCGCGCGGGCCTGACCATCTGCGACGCGACAAGTGCTGCTTTCGCGATGGACCTGCCTTGGGACAAGCTGGATGTTGTGACCTTCTCTTGGCAGAAGGTGATGGGCGGTGAAGCCGCACATGGTATGCTGATCCTAAGCCCCCGCGCTGTGGAACGTCTGGAAAGCTACACGCCTGCTTGGCCCTTGCCGAAGATTTTCCGCATGACCAAAGGCGGCAAGCTGATTGAGGGCATTTTCAAGGGTGAAACGATCAACACGCCGTCCATGCTGGCAGTCGAAGACTACCTGCTGGCGCTGGATTGGGCGCGTGAGATTGGCGGTCTGCCCGCGCTGATCGCGCGCTGCGACGCGAACGCCGCTGTGATCGACCGTTTCTGCGCGGCCAATGACTGGATCGCGAACCTGGCCGAAGACCCGGCCACGGCATCGACCACCAGCGTTTGCCTGAAATTTACCGACCCGACCATCACCGATGGCGCAGCCTTCGCCAAGGCGGTCGCCAAGCGGCTGGAAGCCGAAGGTGTAGCGCTGGATATCGGCGCTTATCGGGACGCACCGGCTGGCCTGCGCATTTGGTGTGGGGCGACGGTGGAAACCGCCGATCTGGAAGCGCTTATGCCATGGCTCGACTGGGCCTATCACGCCGAACGCGCCGCGCTCGACGCGGCAGCCTGA
- a CDS encoding transglutaminase-like domain-containing protein, which produces MHLHSSQQARPATREWNLFEDSILALYLGQSAARIFAHGAIYHLTEGETLTLGGPQTLTVVLDGVLIAQTGWQGPGCHVAGDGTCYKVKSETASVWVLDRAGTGWQAPGRQALQHALEMALTAADRALQAATPPADLPDPETLSDVDHPQIRRMAARLRRTSEAATADAVFRFVQAMPYRFGNWQERASDTLARGNGMCTTKANLQVTLMRAAGLEAGFVEMPMSMSVLGKLMPAAWLAMMRPTVRHYFGAVKLDGRWHAADSSYNDDSMGIYLESFPDYAHLLPAHVSIGKPYSPTAEKNGVDPFDIQVVPHLNEEMSKKSRFSPAQFEALNTRLDRAQGSWRNWVEEDHPDLGAGLRVVS; this is translated from the coding sequence ATGCATCTGCACAGCTCGCAGCAAGCCCGCCCCGCAACGCGCGAATGGAACTTGTTCGAAGACAGCATCCTTGCCCTTTACCTTGGGCAAAGCGCAGCCCGCATTTTCGCGCATGGTGCGATTTACCATCTGACCGAAGGGGAAACCCTGACCTTGGGCGGCCCGCAAACGCTGACAGTGGTGCTGGATGGTGTTCTGATCGCGCAGACAGGCTGGCAAGGGCCGGGGTGTCACGTTGCCGGCGATGGCACCTGTTACAAGGTCAAAAGCGAAACGGCTTCGGTCTGGGTGTTGGACCGTGCGGGAACTGGCTGGCAGGCTCCGGGGCGGCAAGCCTTGCAGCACGCGCTAGAGATGGCATTGACAGCAGCCGACCGTGCGCTGCAAGCAGCGACCCCGCCCGCGGACTTGCCTGATCCCGAAACGCTCAGCGATGTAGACCACCCGCAAATCCGGCGTATGGCCGCCCGTTTGCGCCGCACCAGTGAAGCGGCCACCGCCGATGCCGTATTCCGGTTCGTTCAGGCTATGCCTTACCGTTTCGGCAACTGGCAGGAACGCGCCTCTGACACATTGGCGCGCGGCAATGGCATGTGCACGACCAAGGCCAATCTTCAGGTTACGCTGATGCGCGCCGCAGGTCTGGAAGCTGGATTCGTGGAAATGCCCATGTCCATGTCGGTTCTGGGCAAGCTGATGCCGGCTGCATGGTTGGCCATGATGCGCCCGACCGTGCGGCACTATTTCGGGGCGGTCAAACTGGATGGGCGCTGGCATGCGGCAGATTCGTCTTATAATGACGACAGCATGGGTATCTATCTGGAAAGCTTCCCGGATTACGCGCATTTGCTGCCGGCGCATGTGTCCATCGGCAAACCCTATAGCCCGACCGCGGAAAAGAACGGCGTGGACCCGTTCGACATTCAGGTCGTCCCGCATCTGAACGAAGAGATGAGCAAGAAAAGCCGCTTCTCGCCCGCGCAATTCGAGGCCCTCAATACACGGCTTGACCGCGCGCAAGGTTCGTGGCGCAATTGGGTGGAAGAAGATCACCCCGATCTGGGCGCCGGTCTGCGCGTCGTCAGCTAA
- the htpX gene encoding zinc metalloprotease HtpX: protein MGYTKTAILMAAMTALFMAVGYALGGGAGLLIALAVAVGMNGYSYWNSDKAVLRMHNAQECNSQVYPELERMVHQLADGADMPRPRVYVINEDQPNAFATGRNPENAAVAATTGLLRRMSNEEVAAVMAHELAHIRNFDTLIMTITATFAGAISMLANFAMFFSAGRERGNIVVTLLVMILAPMAAAVVQMAISRSREYEADRVGAEICGNPLWLASALEKIQGFASRIDYDRAEANPQTAHMFIINPLHVHKRDKLFSTHPNTENRIAALVKLAEEQGQSVSRGRANPWG from the coding sequence ATGGGTTACACGAAAACCGCCATTCTGATGGCCGCGATGACCGCGCTTTTCATGGCCGTGGGCTATGCGCTTGGCGGCGGTGCGGGGCTGCTTATCGCGCTGGCCGTGGCTGTGGGCATGAACGGGTATTCCTACTGGAACTCCGACAAGGCCGTGTTGCGGATGCACAATGCACAGGAATGCAACAGTCAGGTTTATCCAGAGCTTGAACGCATGGTGCACCAACTGGCCGATGGGGCCGACATGCCGCGCCCCCGCGTTTACGTCATAAACGAAGACCAACCCAACGCCTTCGCCACGGGACGCAACCCGGAAAACGCCGCCGTCGCCGCGACCACCGGGCTGTTGCGGCGCATGTCGAATGAAGAGGTCGCCGCCGTCATGGCGCATGAACTGGCGCATATCCGCAATTTCGACACGCTTATCATGACGATCACGGCAACCTTCGCAGGCGCAATTTCGATGCTGGCGAATTTCGCGATGTTCTTCAGCGCGGGGCGGGAACGCGGCAATATCGTGGTCACGCTTTTGGTGATGATCCTTGCGCCCATGGCGGCGGCGGTGGTGCAAATGGCGATTTCGCGCTCGCGCGAGTATGAGGCCGATCGCGTGGGCGCCGAGATTTGCGGCAACCCGCTGTGGCTGGCCTCTGCACTGGAAAAAATCCAGGGCTTTGCCAGCCGGATTGACTATGATCGGGCAGAGGCGAACCCGCAAACGGCGCATATGTTCATCATAAACCCGCTGCATGTGCACAAGCGCGACAAGCTGTTTTCAACCCATCCAAACACGGAAAACCGCATCGCGGCACTGGTCAAACTTGCTGAAGAACAGGGGCAAAGCGTGTCGCGGGGGCGTGCGAACCCTTGGGGTTAG
- a CDS encoding phosphopantothenoylcysteine decarboxylase, with the protein MTFDWDFSAPTPSDMGDHDVPPASTRLAGKRVALLVTGGIAAMKTPQIARGLRRHGADVTAFASTDALRYVAREALEWACLGQVVDGLTWRAEHLSDGAPFDAYLVAPATHNTIAKMAQGIGDTLVTSALISALGRMEQGRTQVLVAPTMHGSMHNAQLVDNAKRLAAQGVHFIAPRDAYGKHNLPDTDVICTAVGRALSTSPLRGKPILVTAGPTPVPIDGVRRIVNRFRGRLGADIAAELTWRGADAELLLGDGAWRPSAPMRLSIARTYNDYRDMVVARAEQGLFAGIFSAGVADYRPKQVVDGKIVSGTAELPLLLEPTEKVIDMAMDAGGAMHTVAFKYLEKVTEEELIRVASKRLDRAGLIVATRGEDTKGHAQRALMVRRDGVTPVDGKARIASAIADYLETLTTPDDARLAAE; encoded by the coding sequence ATGACATTCGACTGGGACTTTTCGGCCCCCACGCCAAGCGATATGGGCGACCATGACGTGCCGCCCGCAAGCACCCGGCTTGCGGGCAAACGCGTGGCGCTTCTGGTCACAGGTGGTATTGCCGCCATGAAAACCCCGCAAATCGCGCGGGGGTTGCGGCGGCACGGGGCCGATGTCACCGCCTTCGCCAGCACCGACGCGCTGCGCTATGTTGCCCGAGAGGCGTTGGAATGGGCCTGCCTTGGTCAAGTGGTCGACGGGCTGACATGGCGCGCCGAACACCTGTCTGACGGCGCACCGTTCGATGCCTACCTCGTCGCGCCCGCCACGCATAACACCATCGCCAAGATGGCGCAGGGCATTGGTGATACGCTCGTGACCTCTGCCCTGATCTCGGCCTTGGGCCGGATGGAACAGGGGCGCACTCAAGTGCTTGTCGCGCCGACCATGCACGGGTCGATGCACAATGCGCAGCTTGTCGACAATGCCAAACGGCTGGCCGCGCAAGGCGTGCATTTCATCGCCCCGCGCGACGCGTATGGCAAACACAACCTGCCCGATACCGATGTGATCTGCACCGCGGTCGGGCGCGCGCTGTCCACCTCGCCTCTGCGGGGAAAGCCGATCCTGGTCACCGCCGGGCCAACGCCGGTGCCCATCGACGGGGTGCGCCGCATCGTCAACCGCTTCCGGGGGCGGCTGGGGGCCGATATCGCGGCGGAACTGACATGGCGCGGGGCCGACGCCGAATTGCTGCTGGGCGATGGCGCGTGGCGGCCCTCTGCCCCCATGCGGCTGAGCATTGCACGCACCTATAACGACTATCGCGATATGGTCGTGGCGCGAGCCGAACAGGGGTTGTTCGCGGGCATCTTCTCCGCCGGGGTGGCCGATTACAGGCCCAAACAGGTGGTCGATGGCAAGATCGTGTCGGGCACCGCGGAATTGCCGCTGCTGCTGGAACCCACCGAAAAGGTCATCGACATGGCCATGGACGCGGGCGGCGCGATGCACACGGTGGCGTTCAAATACCTTGAAAAGGTCACCGAAGAAGAACTGATCCGCGTTGCCAGCAAACGGCTGGACCGCGCGGGGCTGATCGTCGCCACGCGCGGAGAGGACACCAAAGGCCACGCGCAACGCGCGCTTATGGTCCGGCGTGATGGTGTCACCCCGGTCGACGGCAAGGCCCGGATTGCCAGTGCGATTGCCGATTACCTAGAAACCCTGACAACACCAGATGATGCGCGGCTTGCTGCGGAATAG
- a CDS encoding adenosine kinase: MKTYQIAGIGNAIVDVIATVDDRFLERMDIHKAIMQLIDRDRAETLFAAMQDRAQASGGSVANTLAGAGALGLRAAFVGRVNDDELGRFYAQDSDKVGAEFVNAPVAGGELPTSRSMIFVTPDGERSMNTYLGMSAELGPDDVDETVMADSEIVFLEGYLFDKDKGKDAFLKAARACRSSGGMAGIALSDPFCVDRHRDDFRKLVAEDMDYVIGNEQEWVSLYQANDLEDALAQAATECDLIVCTRSGDPVWIIRDGVRVEIPVQTVTPVDATGAGDQFAAGFLFGLATGCDMETAGRMGCMAAAEVIGHIGARPKSDLRAAFRAAGLLTE, translated from the coding sequence ATGAAAACCTACCAGATTGCCGGGATCGGCAATGCCATTGTCGATGTCATCGCCACTGTGGATGACCGTTTTCTGGAACGGATGGATATTCACAAGGCAATCATGCAACTGATTGACCGTGACCGTGCCGAAACCCTGTTTGCCGCGATGCAGGACCGCGCCCAAGCCTCTGGCGGGTCGGTCGCCAATACGCTGGCGGGCGCGGGTGCGCTGGGTCTGCGCGCGGCCTTTGTGGGGCGTGTGAATGACGACGAACTGGGACGGTTCTATGCGCAGGACTCTGACAAGGTGGGCGCGGAATTCGTCAATGCCCCGGTCGCGGGTGGCGAATTGCCCACGTCGCGCAGCATGATCTTCGTCACCCCCGATGGTGAGCGGTCGATGAACACCTATCTGGGAATGTCCGCCGAGCTTGGCCCCGATGACGTGGATGAAACCGTCATGGCCGATAGTGAGATCGTGTTCCTGGAGGGCTACCTGTTCGACAAGGACAAGGGCAAGGACGCCTTCCTGAAAGCCGCGCGCGCCTGCCGTAGCAGCGGCGGCATGGCCGGAATTGCCCTGTCCGACCCGTTCTGCGTGGATCGCCACCGCGACGATTTCCGCAAGCTGGTGGCCGAGGATATGGATTACGTCATCGGCAACGAACAGGAATGGGTGTCGCTGTATCAGGCGAATGACCTTGAAGATGCGCTGGCCCAAGCCGCAACAGAATGCGACCTGATCGTCTGCACCCGCTCTGGCGACCCGGTCTGGATTATCCGCGACGGGGTGCGCGTGGAAATCCCGGTGCAGACCGTCACCCCGGTCGACGCCACCGGCGCGGGCGACCAGTTCGCCGCCGGATTCTTGTTTGGGCTGGCCACAGGGTGCGACATGGAAACCGCGGGCCGCATGGGCTGCATGGCCGCTGCCGAAGTGATCGGCCATATCGGCGCGCGCCCAAAATCCGATTTGCGCGCGGCCTTCCGCGCAGCAGGGCTATTGACCGAGTGA
- a CDS encoding metallophosphoesterase: protein MQVYAIGDIHGHLDLLQAVHDLIARDRAANACMDAPIIHIGDLVDRGPDSPGVLRYLRDGIARGENWQVLMGNHDRLLLNFIRMPEWHDPGLRSGLDYLHPAIGGRATLQSYGVTALHDVDMARAEAAALVPQADLDFIASRPRMIDMGAQLFVHAGLRPGVPLDQQSEHDLLWIRDPFLLDRRDHGPLVVHGHTALPRACHYRNRLNIDSSAAYGGPLSAVVLEERKAWLLTPQGRAELVPA, encoded by the coding sequence ATGCAGGTTTATGCCATTGGCGATATTCACGGGCATCTGGATCTGTTGCAGGCCGTCCATGACCTGATCGCGCGCGACCGCGCCGCCAATGCGTGCATGGACGCCCCCATCATCCATATCGGCGACCTTGTGGACCGTGGCCCCGACAGCCCCGGCGTGCTGCGCTATCTGCGTGATGGCATTGCGCGTGGGGAAAATTGGCAGGTGCTGATGGGCAACCATGACCGCCTGTTGTTGAACTTTATCCGTATGCCCGAATGGCATGACCCGGGTTTGCGCAGCGGGCTAGACTATCTGCACCCGGCGATTGGTGGGCGCGCCACGTTGCAAAGCTACGGCGTGACCGCGCTGCATGACGTGGACATGGCGCGCGCAGAAGCGGCCGCCCTTGTGCCCCAAGCCGATCTGGATTTTATCGCGTCCCGTCCACGCATGATCGATATGGGCGCGCAATTGTTCGTGCATGCGGGGCTGCGGCCCGGTGTTCCGCTGGACCAGCAATCCGAACACGACCTTTTGTGGATTCGCGATCCCTTCCTGCTGGACCGGCGTGACCACGGCCCACTTGTGGTGCATGGTCACACCGCCTTGCCGCGCGCCTGTCATTACCGCAACCGGCTGAATATTGACAGCTCGGCGGCTTATGGCGGCCCCTTGTCCGCCGTTGTTCTGGAAGAGCGCAAAGCTTGGCTTCTGACGCCGCAAGGTCGCGCCGAACTGGTCCCCGCCTAG
- the nth gene encoding endonuclease III has product MAKQLDYPTIREIFRRFHAADPEPKGELEHVNVYTLLVAVALSAQATDVGVNKATRGLFAVADTPEKMLALGEEGVTQHIKTIGLYRNKAKNVIKLSRILVEQYGGAVPSSRAALQSLPGVGRKTANVVLNMWWRMPAQAVDTHIFRVGNRTGICPGRDVDTVERAIEDNIPAEYQLHAHHWLILHGRYICKARKPLCSTCLIRDLCQFEEKTL; this is encoded by the coding sequence ATGGCCAAGCAACTCGATTACCCCACGATCCGCGAGATCTTTCGCCGCTTCCACGCGGCAGACCCGGAACCCAAGGGAGAGTTGGAGCATGTCAATGTCTACACACTGCTGGTCGCCGTGGCGCTGTCGGCGCAAGCGACCGATGTCGGGGTAAACAAGGCTACGCGCGGGTTGTTTGCGGTGGCGGACACACCAGAGAAAATGCTCGCCCTTGGGGAAGAGGGCGTGACCCAGCACATCAAGACCATCGGCCTGTATCGCAACAAGGCCAAGAATGTCATCAAGCTGAGCCGCATTCTGGTTGAGCAATATGGCGGCGCGGTGCCATCTTCGCGCGCGGCGCTGCAATCTTTGCCCGGTGTGGGCCGCAAGACGGCGAATGTGGTGCTGAACATGTGGTGGCGGATGCCCGCGCAGGCGGTGGACACGCATATCTTCCGGGTCGGCAACCGCACCGGTATTTGCCCCGGCCGCGATGTCGATACAGTCGAACGCGCCATCGAAGACAACATCCCCGCCGAATACCAACTTCACGCCCATCACTGGCTGATCCTGCACGGGCGCTACATCTGCAAGGCGCGCAAGCCCTTGTGCAGCACCTGCCTGATCCGCGACCTGTGCCAATTCGAGGAAAAGACCCTATGA